The following proteins are co-located in the Dyadobacter chenwenxiniae genome:
- a CDS encoding ABC transporter permease, which produces MIDLNREVRTRIYFLYATASLCMLSAMYLKFHFDYDRFHAKSDRIYIVTTKLSTPYETTTTSISSGTTASTIKSDSKFVAQTARLAYSQVRMKGNSLLSANGLFADASILEIFDLPLVSGNKKTALYRPFSIVLTQDAAVKLFGHHNPLGKLVFLEDFDCAATVTAIAKNLPDNSQIKTDAFISMPTLVQLNDSYPDKSLEAISVITYILLKPNVSAKLTQEELSNSFSTGRVEKQKLLLNKKNIILKPLRATLLNPVLTRFEILSIYTASVTFFLMLLASVKRVIKIMLLQISLSSQYMTITLNQRNRKLAWKVCSVTAVTYLFSYFTSVGLMSGLKYIFNITMTESPYPPLYFGVGMLIIMLTTSIFISLWIAYRVPAEPIRTYLILKKKR; this is translated from the coding sequence ATGATTGATTTAAACAGGGAGGTTAGAACCCGCATATATTTTTTATATGCAACGGCGTCACTTTGTATGCTATCGGCAATGTATTTAAAATTTCATTTTGATTACGACCGCTTTCACGCTAAGTCCGACCGTATTTACATTGTTACTACTAAGCTCTCCACTCCTTACGAAACGACCACCACGAGCATTTCGTCGGGGACAACCGCTTCAACAATTAAGTCAGATTCCAAGTTTGTTGCGCAAACAGCCCGACTCGCTTACAGCCAAGTCCGAATGAAAGGGAACTCGCTTCTTTCCGCAAACGGATTATTTGCTGACGCTTCGATACTTGAAATTTTCGATCTACCGCTTGTTAGCGGAAATAAAAAGACTGCTTTATACAGGCCATTCAGTATAGTTTTAACTCAGGATGCTGCTGTCAAATTATTTGGTCATCATAATCCATTGGGGAAGTTGGTATTCCTTGAAGACTTTGACTGCGCAGCAACGGTAACCGCAATAGCAAAAAATCTTCCCGATAATTCTCAAATTAAAACGGATGCATTTATTTCTATGCCAACACTCGTCCAATTAAATGATTCATACCCTGACAAAAGTTTGGAAGCCATCAGCGTAATTACTTATATTCTTTTAAAGCCTAATGTTTCAGCCAAACTGACACAAGAAGAACTTTCGAATTCATTTTCAACAGGTAGGGTAGAAAAACAGAAACTGCTATTAAACAAGAAAAATATAATTCTTAAACCACTACGAGCAACTTTACTCAACCCTGTTCTTACGCGTTTTGAGATACTTTCAATATATACCGCATCAGTCACATTCTTTCTAATGCTTTTAGCATCTGTAAAAAGGGTAATAAAGATAATGCTGTTACAGATTAGTCTTTCTTCTCAATATATGACCATAACGTTAAACCAGCGAAATAGGAAATTAGCTTGGAAGGTCTGTTCGGTCACTGCGGTAACATATCTATTCTCTTATTTCACCTCAGTGGGCCTGATGTCCGGGTTGAAATATATTTTTAATATCACAATGACCGAAAGTCCTTACCCTCCACTTTACTTTGGTGTAGGAATGCTTATAATTATGCTTACAACCAGCATCTTCATAAGTCTATGGATCGCTTACCGGGTTCCCGCCGAACCGATTAGAACATATCTAATACTCAAAAAAAAACGATGA
- a CDS encoding NADP-dependent oxidoreductase gives MKAIVYQEFGTADVLQTVEQPKPTIKEDQVLVKVKAFSINPMDWKIRKGEMTLMSGSKFPKYTGADFAGIVEDIGYSVSGIVVGDEVFGVVKNMMKEGVSAEYVAVTSSLIWKKPADISFAQAASIPVVGTAAVTALEKMGNINAQTNILVNGATGGFGMFLLQLLKQKGANITAVTSSKGTEFAKKWGASSVIDYAKEDVLSRKAAYDIVIDLSGKMGYDNAKQIMKSKALFLNPTPKPIEIPLSFIKNLFTSQKHIIVLASPSDKYTDVLLDAVRNGVDIEVNKIFPFADYTEAYQYAEQGGYIGKVVVEVN, from the coding sequence ATGAAAGCAATCGTATATCAAGAGTTTGGAACCGCAGACGTGTTGCAAACCGTAGAACAGCCAAAACCAACTATTAAGGAAGATCAGGTGCTGGTTAAAGTAAAGGCATTTTCCATCAATCCGATGGATTGGAAAATCCGAAAAGGGGAAATGACATTGATGTCCGGCTCGAAATTCCCAAAGTACACAGGCGCTGATTTCGCTGGCATCGTTGAAGATATCGGGTATTCTGTAAGTGGCATTGTAGTAGGCGATGAGGTTTTCGGCGTGGTAAAAAATATGATGAAAGAAGGTGTTTCGGCCGAATATGTTGCTGTTACGTCCTCGCTGATCTGGAAAAAACCTGCTGATATCAGCTTTGCCCAGGCAGCTTCTATTCCCGTGGTAGGCACGGCAGCGGTTACCGCATTGGAGAAAATGGGTAACATCAACGCGCAAACAAACATTTTGGTTAATGGAGCGACCGGAGGTTTTGGTATGTTTTTACTCCAATTGTTAAAACAAAAAGGCGCTAACATAACAGCCGTTACCAGCAGCAAGGGAACAGAGTTTGCAAAAAAATGGGGAGCGAGCTCCGTAATAGATTATGCAAAAGAAGACGTGCTTTCCCGGAAAGCCGCTTACGATATCGTCATTGATCTGTCAGGCAAAATGGGCTACGACAATGCCAAACAAATCATGAAGTCGAAAGCCCTTTTCTTAAACCCCACGCCCAAGCCAATCGAAATTCCATTATCGTTTATCAAAAACTTATTTACGTCCCAAAAGCACATTATCGTGCTTGCCAGCCCATCTGATAAATACACAGATGTTTTGCTTGATGCGGTGAGAAATGGGGTAGATATTGAAGTCAACAAAATATTTCCATTTGCCGACTACACGGAGGCGTATCAATATGCTGAGCAAGGCGGCTACATTGGAAAAGTTGTAGTAGAAGTCAACTAA
- a CDS encoding NmrA family NAD(P)-binding protein, whose amino-acid sequence MKTKIVVLGATGTVGSKISEILLNQGHQVTLIARHTEKLEKYRSLGAEIIAGDITDVQTLTSAFKNADSAFVLLPDNVKAENTRVYQRHVTSILIEAIEKSGIKYIVNMSSLGSHMHEGNGMMAGTGEQEVRLNQLKDVNVLHIRSAYFMENFLRTIGVVKKMGFNATAADGDHAIPMVATADVAEIAASHLANLDFNGKSVRAVMGPRDYTYRELTSIIGSAIGNPELTYVQLTVEQAKQAFLGNGVSEDFANNLIEMGTAVKTGFMNYQKRDDSTTTPTTAEDFVNEVYLPAFNK is encoded by the coding sequence ATGAAAACGAAAATAGTAGTACTCGGAGCCACCGGAACAGTGGGCAGCAAAATTTCAGAAATCCTTTTAAATCAAGGGCATCAGGTAACCTTGATCGCAAGGCACACCGAAAAACTGGAAAAATACCGCAGCCTAGGAGCCGAAATCATTGCAGGGGATATCACCGATGTGCAGACGCTGACCAGTGCTTTCAAAAATGCTGATAGCGCTTTTGTGCTGTTACCAGACAATGTTAAGGCCGAGAATACAAGAGTTTACCAGAGACATGTTACCAGCATCTTAATTGAAGCCATCGAGAAGTCGGGCATAAAGTACATCGTCAATATGAGCAGTCTTGGATCTCATATGCATGAAGGAAATGGTATGATGGCAGGGACTGGCGAACAGGAAGTGAGGCTAAACCAATTGAAGGATGTCAATGTGTTGCACATCCGCTCGGCCTATTTTATGGAAAACTTCCTTAGGACAATAGGTGTGGTTAAAAAAATGGGCTTCAATGCTACGGCAGCAGATGGAGATCATGCCATTCCAATGGTAGCCACAGCAGATGTTGCAGAAATCGCAGCCTCGCATTTGGCAAACCTTGACTTCAATGGTAAAAGTGTCCGCGCCGTGATGGGGCCCAGGGACTATACATATCGAGAGCTTACCAGCATTATTGGCAGCGCCATTGGCAATCCTGAACTTACGTATGTGCAGCTGACCGTCGAGCAGGCAAAGCAAGCATTCTTAGGCAACGGTGTTTCAGAGGATTTTGCCAACAACCTGATCGAAATGGGAACAGCAGTTAAAACCGGGTTTATGAATTATCAAAAAAGAGACGATTCGACGACCACGCCTACAACGGCAGAGGACTTCGTTAATGAGGTTTATTTGCCTGCTTTCAATAAATAA
- a CDS encoding pirin family protein — protein MFTKIDNTIKYGKQHGGFGIQILYPGLIRPQLADSGFSTIGRIDHARINPGTLIPMHPHKDDEILTYLRSGNVKHLDSEGHTDIISNHRLMMMNAGLRFSHEEKVLEEGGTLEGLQIFIRPETAGLPPKVQFSQLLDAYSVNRWRKIAGKGNDYPLQIRSNTWLMDLRLERGQEIVLPDAPSENSAFLFYVFDGKINVSETITLTAGESVLIEMEDPSFRAVETSDVVLFITQTNAAHFDGGMYSGNLHR, from the coding sequence ATGTTTACAAAAATAGATAATACCATCAAATATGGTAAACAGCATGGCGGCTTCGGGATACAGATTTTGTACCCCGGACTCATCCGTCCTCAGTTAGCCGACAGTGGATTTTCCACGATAGGAAGGATTGATCATGCGCGGATTAATCCAGGAACCCTCATTCCAATGCATCCGCACAAGGATGATGAAATTCTCACTTACCTGCGAAGTGGCAACGTGAAGCACCTTGACTCAGAAGGCCACACAGACATCATCTCCAATCATAGGTTGATGATGATGAATGCGGGATTAAGGTTTTCTCATGAGGAAAAGGTGTTAGAAGAAGGGGGCACCTTAGAGGGGCTGCAAATCTTCATCAGGCCGGAAACCGCCGGTCTTCCTCCCAAGGTTCAATTTTCTCAATTGCTAGATGCGTATAGTGTAAACCGTTGGAGAAAAATAGCAGGCAAAGGCAATGATTACCCGCTTCAAATAAGAAGTAATACATGGCTGATGGACCTTCGGCTGGAAAGGGGACAGGAAATTGTGCTTCCCGATGCACCGTCTGAAAATAGTGCCTTCCTGTTTTATGTATTTGACGGAAAAATAAATGTAAGTGAAACCATTACCCTGACCGCTGGCGAAAGTGTATTAATTGAAATGGAAGATCCAAGCTTCCGGGCAGTTGAAACAAGTGATGTTGTACTGTTCATTACACAGACAAACGCAGCTCATTTTGATGGTGGAATGTATAGCGGCAATCTCCACCGATAA
- a CDS encoding RNA polymerase sigma factor, translating into MLFSKRRYNSLTELVEGCQRRERKAQNAFYDRYQRKMLGVCRRYARTLSEAEDIFQEAFIKVFTKIDDLKTPESADGWVKSIIIRTALSYYERTTKKELMSTPIDLNVQDWDSVEFTSWAHVDIELVLKVLSELPNGYRTVINLYLIDGYNHTEIVEMLGIEPSTSKSQLMRGKKLLMKKLQEIGIIENERIERGKL; encoded by the coding sequence ATGCTTTTTTCTAAAAGACGATACAACTCCCTGACAGAACTCGTTGAAGGTTGCCAGCGGCGCGAGCGGAAGGCACAGAATGCATTCTATGACCGCTACCAGCGCAAAATGCTCGGCGTTTGCCGCAGGTATGCACGTACGCTTTCAGAAGCGGAAGATATATTCCAGGAGGCGTTTATTAAAGTTTTTACAAAAATTGACGACCTCAAAACGCCAGAGTCGGCCGACGGATGGGTGAAATCAATCATCATCCGTACCGCGCTGAGCTATTATGAGAGAACAACCAAAAAGGAGCTCATGAGCACTCCCATTGACCTGAATGTACAGGACTGGGATTCAGTTGAATTCACCTCATGGGCGCATGTCGATATTGAATTGGTGCTAAAAGTGCTCAGCGAACTGCCCAACGGTTACCGGACTGTTATCAATCTGTACCTGATCGATGGCTATAACCACACCGAGATCGTGGAAATGCTGGGTATAGAGCCCTCTACCTCAAAGTCGCAGCTAATGAGGGGTAAAAAGCTTTTAATGAAAAAATTACAGGAAATAGGGATCATTGAAAATGAACGGATCGAACGAGGAAAACTTTAA
- a CDS encoding SDR family oxidoreductase — protein MKSALITGANKGIGLETARQLLQSGFQVYLASRDLQSGLDAVKILKSEGLTSVQAVQLDVTDENSVKAAREEIGKKTDVLDVLINNAGINGGKPPYAALEASSDQFLAAFNTNVIGVARVTAAFIDLLRKSSQPRIVNVSTSVGSLSLQSNPDWPVYNYAKYAVYASSKAALNMYTIQLAYQLQGTPFKVNAVCPGYTKTEFTGNNGGDIAVAGRRIVKYALIDQDGPTGKFFSEETNPETGEIPW, from the coding sequence ATGAAATCAGCATTAATTACAGGAGCCAATAAAGGCATTGGCCTGGAAACAGCACGGCAATTATTACAAAGTGGCTTTCAAGTGTATCTGGCAAGCCGTGATTTACAGAGCGGATTGGATGCCGTCAAAATATTGAAGTCAGAAGGACTTACCAGTGTGCAAGCCGTGCAACTGGATGTAACAGATGAAAATTCGGTAAAAGCTGCCCGTGAAGAAATTGGCAAAAAAACGGATGTTCTGGATGTGCTCATCAACAATGCCGGGATTAATGGCGGAAAGCCACCTTATGCTGCGCTTGAAGCAAGTTCGGACCAATTTCTGGCAGCCTTCAATACCAATGTAATCGGCGTAGCAAGAGTGACAGCGGCGTTTATTGATTTACTGCGGAAATCGTCCCAGCCCAGAATTGTCAATGTAAGTACGAGCGTGGGTTCATTATCGCTTCAAAGCAATCCGGACTGGCCAGTTTATAACTACGCCAAATATGCAGTCTATGCTTCTTCAAAAGCGGCTCTGAATATGTATACCATTCAATTAGCTTACCAGCTGCAAGGCACTCCCTTCAAAGTAAATGCAGTTTGTCCGGGTTATACCAAAACTGAATTTACCGGGAACAATGGAGGTGATATTGCAGTTGCCGGACGACGTATCGTAAAATACGCATTGATTGACCAGGACGGACCTACCGGTAAATTTTTCAGTGAAGAAACAAATCCTGAAACCGGTGAAATCCCTTGGTAA
- a CDS encoding helix-turn-helix domain-containing protein, translating to MRKQNSNPFILALKARNLTVEIHHHSAYQIVLSNDTPFNTTISGTLYERIHGFLIKPHVPHFCVAEKGTLNVLNIEPYSNVGLELAGRFKENQDYIIFDSPSETNSFFQTPEDSLDAGKIVDAMLTKLTSIDYDERVTKIVECIKANYSEQNITPQTFADIVFLSPSRLASLFKKQTGSSLSKYLLWTRLRQAIYITLSDKDRSLTDIAYDTGFYDLPQLNKYMYEMFGMPPKALKHNSDLIEIY from the coding sequence ATGAGAAAACAGAACAGTAACCCCTTTATTCTTGCTCTTAAAGCCCGTAATCTTACCGTCGAAATCCATCATCATTCCGCATATCAGATCGTCTTATCCAATGATACCCCATTTAATACGACGATTAGCGGGACACTTTATGAGCGTATCCACGGTTTTTTGATTAAACCGCATGTTCCGCATTTTTGTGTTGCCGAAAAAGGAACATTGAATGTGCTGAATATAGAACCTTATTCGAATGTTGGTTTAGAACTGGCAGGCAGATTCAAAGAGAACCAGGATTATATCATTTTTGACTCACCATCTGAAACAAATTCGTTCTTTCAAACGCCGGAAGATAGTTTGGATGCGGGCAAGATCGTTGATGCCATGCTCACTAAATTGACTTCCATCGACTATGACGAAAGGGTTACCAAAATAGTTGAATGTATCAAGGCTAACTATTCTGAGCAGAATATAACCCCCCAAACATTCGCCGATATCGTTTTTCTTTCCCCATCCCGTTTGGCCTCGCTCTTCAAAAAACAAACCGGGAGCAGCTTATCCAAGTATCTGCTCTGGACACGGTTACGCCAGGCCATCTACATTACACTTTCCGATAAGGACAGAAGCCTTACCGACATTGCCTACGACACGGGCTTTTACGATCTTCCGCAACTCAATAAGTATATGTACGAAATGTTTGGAATGCCTCCCAAGGCCTTAAAGCATAATAGTGACCTGATTGAGATTTACTAG